DNA from Megalops cyprinoides isolate fMegCyp1 chromosome 14, fMegCyp1.pri, whole genome shotgun sequence:
ttttcatatttttctgaaGGGTATGCTGTCATCACTATCTGGCAAAtgatagggagagagggaaggaagtaTTGTGCCTCTTACAGAAATATGATGCAAAACCATCATTGCTGAGGGAATACTCCCACGAATAAACCTCTGACCCTTGATTTGCTACACTCTACTGGGACTATTACAGTATTCTGGCTGTAATCTGAGACAGAGCAGAATTCTGTTTGTAATGTGAGAAAATGCAGTATCCTGGCTGTAATCTGAGATGGGATTATACAGTAACCTGACTGTAATCTGAGACCATGCTGTTGTTTGACTGTAATCTGAGACCATGGTGTTGATTGGCTGTAATCTCGGACAATTCTGTTGTGTGACTGTAATATGAGAATGCAGTAGCCTGGCTGTAACCTGAGAAGATATAATGCAGCTATCTAATTGTAATCTGAGACAAGGCTGTTACTTGGCTGTAATCTGAGACAATGCTGTTGTTTGGCTGTAAAATGAGACAATGCTGTTGTTTGGCTGTAAAATTAGACAATGCTGTTGTTTGGCTGTAATATGAGACACTTCTGTTGTTTGACTGTAATCTGAGACAATGCTGTTGTTTGGCTGTAAAATGAGACAATGCTGTTGTTTGGCTGTAATATGAGACAATGCAGTAGCCTGGCTGTAATATAAAACAATTCAGGATTTTCGctgtaatatgaaataatacagcTTCCTGGCAATAAATGCCTCTGGGGTACTAGGGAGGTGCCCATGCATTATGAGTGGCATGTATAGAAAGGTTTCTCTGTGAAAGAGGTGATGTGGTTAGAAAACCTCAAGAGAATTGTATTTTAAGAGTAGCAGCTGCAGTGACTGCCTTCCCCTGGCCACATATAAAATCTGAGTGAAGCCAGGCTCACTCATGCTTTCCCTGACTGAGTTCAGTAGTTCCTGTCTGACATCCTTCtggtatatgtgtgtctgattTTTACTTATATGTATAAAGGAGTGTAAAAGTCATTTCtattcaaatgaaaagagagCAAACCTTTTCACAAATCAATTCAGTATGCCAAAATATTATAATCTTTAACCTCATTTTTATggaagaaaaaatcaaatggaCCAATCAAAATGAATGGACTCAAAGCATGGCAAGTATTTACATGTAAAGAGAGGTTCTGTACACTGGAacagaatgaacaaaatgtttttctctatGACTGTGGAGAGCTTTCCCTGCATGCCTTGATGATATTCTTTATCACAATATCTCCTGtgtaaacatgtcaaaaaagTACAGCAACACATGGAAATACATCATAAAGAATTATGGATTATGATGTAACATGCCATGCTACGAGATGTAACATGCATATCATGCCAAAAAAGGCACAGACAGTTCCAGCAGGGATGGAGCAATCTGACCTGAACCTGAGAAGCTCTCTGTAACAGAGACATCCACACCAGTATAACAAAAAGAAAGGATGGAATGGTTGAAAATGAGGCCATTGCAACTTTGTTCCTAGTTTCCACCTATTGGACTAAAATAATCCTCCAGAGGAAAATGGGCAAAATACTTTGATATCTTGACATCTTGCTAGGTAGATGTAAAGGGATAGGTATCTAGAAATCTATGCAGAATTTTTGCTTTTACGTTTCTCCAGCTCTTCTCACGCCCAACCTTCCTCTGATTATAAATCTGGATTTTGTGTCATATAACAATTCATATTGCCATCTGTAAGTGCCATTCTTTTAAGCATTGTGAATGTCAATAATCACAAACTGGATAGTCATAAactactgtctgtctgtgttaaaaTAACTGATGAGCAATATTTGCAGTACGTCAGATGTGTGACTTGCTGTGCCATGAAGATCAAAGATGACGAGTTTCTACCAAGATGGAGACAATCACAGTCCTTTATGTAATGGGTGTCCAGTAACTTAATGTCTTCCTCAGGAAATTTCGGTGTGTTAATGTTAATGCCATTTTCAGTTGACAGTTTAGAGTGCCAGCTAACAAAGTCCACCTAAAAATCAGTTGCATTTTCTTATAGTACCTTGAGGTGAAgttacactatatggccaaaaatATGTGGACAttcctcctaattattgagttcaggtgtttcatcCACACCGATtattaacaggtgcataaaatcaagcacatagacatgcaatctccatagacaagCCTTGGAAGTggaatgggtcgtactggagagctcagtgaccTTAAACATGGCACTTTGCCACAGGTCAgttcgtgaaatttctgccctgctagatctgccccggtcaactgtagtgctattattgtcaagtggaagtgtttAGGAGCAACAACACCTTGGCCACAAAGTGGTAGACCACTCGGAGCTGCCGAGTGCTGAAGtgcgtagcacgtaaaaaccacctatcctctgttgaatcactcactacagagttccaaactgtttCTGGCTataacatcagcacaagaactgtgcgtcaggagcttcatgaaatgggtttccatggccgaacagctgcacacaagcccaacatcactatgtgcaatgccaagcgacAGCTGGAGTGGTACAAAGCACGCCACCACCGACTCTgaagcagtggaaacgtgttctctggaatgatgaatcacacttcactatctggcagtctgatggacaaatctgggtttggcagatgccagtaaagcgctacctaccagaatgcacagtgcctactgtaaagtttggtggaggagggataatggtttggggctgtttttcaggatttgggctaggccccttagttccagtgaagggtaacattaatgctacagcatacaaagacattttagacaattgtatgcttccaactttgtggcaacagtttggggaaggccctttcctgttccagcatgactgtgcccctgtgtgcaaagcaacgtccataaagacatggtttggcGAGTTTGGTGTtgaggaactccagtggcctgcacagagccctgacctcataGGTCATAGGTTGCCAACTGTACCTGGATTGACTCATTCCTGCACAGACAATGCTATCCACACCACACCAGCAGTCTGCTGAAAGCAGAAACAATTTTACAGTGACtacatttaaatgcacttgGCTACATATGAGTAGAAATTAGCTATTTGTCAGTCATTAATTGTGAGAAATGACCCAGAAATCTCAAGTTGTGTATATTCTGCCTCACAAATCAACAAGTTCCAACTGTTTTATATTACACCTTTGATTTTatctgcatgttttttgtggaaaataatCCAATTCTAGTAGCAGTATATCAGTGAGCATTTAGctccatgttttattaatggtTCTTTGGGATTGTACAAGGAGCATGGCTATGGGCCACATGGGGCTAGATTTAGCTATCTGTGGATCTGTTGTGCTGCTTTCACCACACCTATCCACAGATGTCAATCAGTAGTAGATTATATAAACACAGTGgtagtgtgttttttgttttttttgttttttgagcaCAAGAAGAATTATTCaggattatttattttctcctaGGAAGAAAATGGCACTTTAGGTGTAAGCAACACACAGTCACCTCCAAAGTTGTGTAATAGTTAAGGAACTGGGCCTTGGTTCCCAGCACTGGAACTGTTATACTCCTAACCTGAATAGCGGCAGTGTATGACTTCCCATGTCAgtgaataatatgtaatatatcaGATATATAACACATTCTACGAATAGAGTTTTTGCCAAAcagataaatacagtacaatatgaTACAATAATTCATGAGAGAAGAACTGAGAAAAGTAAGTGGCAAAGTcttttttatatgttgttttagTATTTAGTAGTCTTCATTTGCTTGGTAGACtcccttatccagagagactcaCGTTTTTCTCTCATTCCTTTATTACCTGGGTATTTTCTGAAGCCACTCAGGGGAGTTACCTCGCTTAAAgatacaacagcaacacagcaccTCGTATTCAAGTCTGGTTCACCAGCCAGTACGCCACACTGGTAGTGTGATGGTATCAACCAGAGGCCCAAAGCTGACTTTCAGCTGTGCTGTCAAAGAAGGAAGTCACAGGTTCCTTTGACATGTACTTCAGATACAGACACCTCTGTCAGCAGGCCAGCAGAAATATGATACTTCAGCCCATCCATCTTCTTTCTTGCTGTAGAATCTTTGAGTTTATTTAAGATGAAAGCAGGATTGCTCAAATATTTCCCCCTACTTCCTGCAAGCCCTCATGCCCCACCTCCAACTCTATATGCCTGTAGGTGATATCTTGGGGGACCTGCGCAGAGCTGCTGTTCTTATAGCAGACAGATAAGCAGACGctcacaacaccacacacatacagtatgtatgtagaAGCTTGCGCTGTCACAATGTCATTTATCAAAGGGTTATTCGATACACAAGTCAGGCTAACTACACACAGCATGCCAGCCGCTGCATCCCTTTCGGATTTCGTTCCTCTCAAATGCAGGAATGGCAGGTTCGCTGTGAAAACTGCAGGTGCGGGAGTCAATGTAGAGTGGAGTGATTGTAGAGCTAAGAGCACCATTGCAGAGTCCCTCAGGAGCTGGGAGGGTCACCTTGTAGACACTCACTGAGAcaatgcagcagagagagcttCTGTGGAGTCATTTGCAGGGCTGAGGGGAAACTGTAGAACTGAGAGAGTCACAGCAGCACTTTTCTCAAAATACCCAGACCTAGTATGCCTGAGTAGCACTTAGGGCGTTAGTAATTGGGGATTAACACACCTGATGCCTCACTAAGCACACAAGGTCAATCATAGGGCCATCATACCAGTCAGGGTTGTGGGAATCAGGGCATCACTGTAGTCAGAAAGGTCACCTgaggaaattacatttcagaaaatgtcatttttttttatattgtctgTGAAGGGTTCCTTGCACAAGTTTTAACCACTGAGCAGGAAGTTGCAGGGGAAGAAGCGAGGGCACTTCCTGTGCCACACTCATAAGACCACAGTGGACCTCTGAAAGCAGAAGTGGTGTAGACAGTTCCAGACAATAATTCCCTCACAGATTGCACGTAGGTACTTCACAAGTTCTACAAAAAAAGTTCTACTACATGAACCGACAGATGTGAACGTGAGCGCAcacaatgaaaaggaaaacaagaataTAGTTAGTGATGCAAATATATCACCAGACTCAAGCCATCTCCCTGAGTAAACATGCGGCCCTTTCATGGGAGAACAGAAAGTGTCTTTGAGAAGGTGATTTGGTAGCTGCTGAAAGTGAGATGTGAAAGCATTCCTGGACCagcaattatttattaattagcCCTGCCTTTTCAGCTCTTTGCTTGGATTGTCTGCTGTTTCCTTAAAGTTAAGTTGACCTGAACAAGTTCTCTTGTTGAAAATAACTATTCAATCAATCTCTCGTTAACTTATAATTGGTTGACATCTGAGAGGTGTAAAGCTGCTCTTAGGTCAGTGTTTCAGCGACTATGATAAACTTAAAGTTTTTTAGATCTATTTAGTTAGAGGGTCCAGACCTGTGTGCCCCCAACAATGAGAGAAAACATCCTCTTCACCATCATGATTCGAAAGCAcctgcattttacatgttagAGTTGGCGGTGATCCAAAACACCCCAAACATGGGGCTCAAACATTAAGTGCCAAGTACACAGGAGctgacattttgatttcatactGAAAAGagattttttctttcagatttaaGGTTTTCAGGTTTCATTCCAAGAAATAAAGTCACTAATTTTGTTTTCGCTTATTGTCTAGGGAAAGGACCTGACACAAACGATtgcaggaagagacagagtgtgcttgtctttgtctctgtcacaAACCTGTGCACCAACACCTCTCTGGTTTTGATAAACAGCCAAGATTCTTATCTGTAATCGTACAGACTTCCTCTGTGCACCAATGTGTAACCTTGCCAAAGTTTGTGTTTATTACACTGATTAAttattatacacatttttaataattaattgtatGATAGAGGACTTGTACAAAGAaaatctgtctttctccctctatcttACAATAATTATTcttattaattgtatttattggttttcttttcattaattcTGTCCGGCTTGCACACTATTACTCAAGGTTGCCACATAACCATATCAAGATGACCTCTGAAGAGTGATGCGGTGAAAAATTGGACAAGGTGATTGAAAAACGTAAATTAGTCTCAAAATATCACATGGAACAAAACATATTACTGAAGTGAACGCTAACGTTGTGTAATAAAATAGCCCCATACAGAAGTTTTCCAAGGTATGACAGGACACATTTTGTTCGGCTAATAGTCTTGGCAAGGAGAGCACCCTTCTCACGAATATTTGCTTGCCTATGCCTAAGTGCTGAGAGAACCTCTAGCAAAGACACATACAGCATGGTGgtggtgtagtgtagtggtatggagcagggcttgcaggGTTGCTGGCTCTACTCTTCACTGGGAGACTGCTCTTGTTCCAGTGAGGGAatgtacttaacctagaattacctcagtaaatatccacctggataaatggataacatgtaagaagtATAACCTAGGTATGTTACGCTGTGTAACAGTATCTGCTTAGCAACTAAATATGTTGTAAATGTAGTGTGAATTTGGTATTTAAATATGTTCTAAAttccctccacttcctgtttttcatcatGTCAAAACCCAGTTGAAAGTGCACTCAGATGTTTAGATAATTATCAGTTCAGTAAAccagtgcatgtgcatgtgtcattCTGAAGGACTGTCTACTGTTATAAAGCACAGCAAGTGAAATTGCCAATATCAAATGAGTCTACAGGTGATTATTGTTTTGGCACAGGTAAGTCACCCTCACCTGTGAAAGACCTACACAGGTCAAAATTTTGTGCGTTCATCTggctttgttccttttttatagACTCATGGTCAAATTACAAGCACACTGGTCTCACCAAAAACAATTTTCTTATGTTGTCCTGTTCTGCTCGGATCATGCCACCCAGCTCTTTAACTCCTTTCCTCCCAATTCTTATCCTTGCCAAAACCAAGACGCTCTGCTTTCTAGTCAAACCTTCCTCCACTGAAGATCATTTCATTACTCTTGATGAATGCAGCAGTGTCTCCGTCTGTGTTGGCCAAGAACTTTGGCATCAGACATCAGTTTATCTCTCACTGGACATGTAGTGTCAGTGACTCACAGCTGTAGATGTCTTATCATGATAACCACAAAATCCACCCGTTTCTCCCTTCTCACTCGGTGCAGCTCCATAGTCCAAGCCCTTAGGCTTTCTTGACTGTGCTATTGCCACTCTTTCCTTGTTGGCATTGGAGCTGTTTTCGATGCAACCAAATGttaaattttacatatattCGTATCGGCTTTTAACTGTGATCTACACAGAAAACCTTTTGTGACGGAGATGGCTAAATATGACAGCATGAATTGCGTTGTGAGGATTAGCATGTGGGAAGAACACTGTAGCAGGCGACTCGTATAATGTATAAGGGCGACTTGTGTAATGTTCAGTGATCTAAAAACATTCTGCAGATATTGATGTCAAATGGTAACACAGgcacaggtaaaaaaaaaattggataaAAGAACCTGCTCAATCACTGAttgttaggttttttttctctgcagtgtcagtgtgcaccGGTCCTTTTTTGGACACTCCATGCTTTTCTTATGCAGtattgttcattcattttgctgCATGCTGCAAATCGAGATGCAAGATAATGCTTAATGTCAGAATGATAAGACACTTCCTGGCCTCCTGAGCTGGGCTCAGGTGTGAGGTGGTGGTTTCTATCATGGTGAGTGGAATCCTGCACTCCAGTCCAGCTTTGATCAGAGTTCacttcaaaacaggaaaaatggtAGATTGTACAAGAGACTTCGTGAGTATATCTGAAACAACCAAAAAGTGCACTTAATAGtacaaaaaataacactaaaCAATCTACCCTACTACTCTAAGGATAACTTGATGCTGAAAGTTGAAGTGTGTGAATATCACCATATCGCAGACTGAAGTGGTTTTTCGGCACAGAGTAAATCAGCTAGAAGAGACCACTTCCCCCTGCCCACAGAAATTAGATTCCGTTACATCGTATCAGATTGTAAATGaacacctgctgtttttttctgttttttcctcttctttgagGAATGAGAGAAGAAAATGTTAAAGTTGTGGAAATGTCAATGGGCATGTATAACTGTTATGTGTAACTGTGCTCTTTACTACCACAGCTAACCATCTTAGAAAGTGTGAGTGGTATATAATGCAGGATTTGAATCTCAACAAacagggagatagagagatggCTTGACAACAAGTTTAATTACGAATTGCAACCCTATTCAGAATCTTGTGATTTACTGAAAATTGCCTTAAATCAGTGAGGACATCCAAGTTACATCATATACAGTATCATATAACATATCACCATATGATCCAAACATCCAAGTCATATCATTACATACAACCACATACTATTCCAACAGAACAACTCTTGTTTTAAGCCTTATACAGAACAGGAATTAGTTGATCAAAATAATGCAGAGGCAGATTCATGAAAAAGGGATgcattcaagtttttttttcttcaaatagaGTTAAGGTAAGAAATTCATGCAGTTTAACATGCTGCCTTTGTCACTGGGTGGTATTCTGATGACAATATTTGTATGTCTAACTTTAAAGGAGTACAGATGCATGCTAAGGCCTGAATATCTTagctttattaaaataaaaaatgactggAGATTATGAATTATATTgaatttgtctgtctgtgttttttgatcTACATATTTCTGCACACATCAGTTTTTGACTTGAGAGTGTAAAactatttcaataaaaaatagtGGTTGAATTCTGAGGTCAAGCctattaggtttttttttgaaaatctggCTGAATAAACCTGTCAGAAAATACAACAAGACCACTGCAGGATTTGGGTAGTTAGGGCTGGGATGCCACCTGAGTTTTTAAAACTGGAACTCGCATTCTGTCACAGCTACATTACTTGGAAACAATGTCTGAGCCATAAGGGGCACCACCCACTGATACTACTCTACAGGGTTATAAAACACTAAGTTTAATGTATGCACTTATCATAACTGCAAGACACACATTTTCCAACTATTACTACCAAGCTGTCCCGTTATTCATTTCCACTTACCACGCTTCTGTTCATAGTAGCAGCTGTTTGAAGGCATCTTAATCTTGATGGCATCTTAAAATTTGTCATCTTCTGCATGTATTTTCAGCTTGGCGCTtaggtgtctttttttcttactctTATTTTACAGCTCCCTCATTGCTTTTTATTGCAAGCCCTACTGGACACATGAACAGTACCAGAAAACAACCGTTTTTGGTGACGTATTTAGTGATTGCAtggttatttttctttgattgttGACAGTCTCTCAGTGAAACCCAATGACCAGAAATAAGGGAACATTTTAAGGTTGCATTATACTCACTAACACCTTGTGAGGTGTTCTAAAGAGAAATTCTCATCTTTTGTAGGATCTGTCATGCTACCTGATTTAAGTCACAAACTGAGGTTCAATTTCAGCATGCATGCAGTCATGGTAAATGCATAACTGTAACTCACAATGGTAATTAAAATAGCTGACTCTGGCTGAAAGTCTATTGTGTACCAGACATGATTTACTTGGATGTCTGTGGTGACATTGTAGACATGGATATCTAAAGACCACAGATCTGCACTTGTTGGCAGTCTGCAAAAATGTTGAATCTCTTAGCCCCatcttctctgaaaaaaaaaacctgagcaTAGATCTTTATCATAATCGGTCTTTaatattcaaaaagaaaagcaatttgTGAAATGCAATTATGGTAACTTCTAGAAAGATTTTGTGCATTGCCTATACCATACGCCATGTCACTGAATTGGCAGTCATGGAGTCCCATTCAAGGTTTTAGGTGCAATGCAATGCGAGAGTCCTGCTGCCACCCTCCAATAACTCATCTTGCCAAAATGTCTAGCACCTTTCACCTAGGAATCTTTGAGTGCTTTGTAGTAAGTGGGTAGCATCGATTACTAATATATACAGCCCATACCGGAATGATCCTTGGCTGCCATTTTTTATCCCCCATGCTCGTCTCTTATCAGTAGAAGCATGTACTTGTTGAACTAATGACATAGGGGAGTATAAATGAATGGGAACTTCTAAAGGCGTGGCCTAAACCAGGTCAGTGAGAATGATGATGAGAGCCACAGTATGCATCAGAGAAATGGCCATATTCtgcatatataattatattatgtttatataattTCACAACTAAAAAGACAAAAGGACAGTCCTGTGCTGGGGGAGAAATGACCCCTCCAATATTGCGTACAACAACCTGATAATGCTCGTACATTCCTTATCCACGCCCAGGCCCAGGCCTAGTTAGCTTTAACAAGTTAACAGGTAAGGATTATAAAGCAATAAGCATAACAAAAACTGTAAGTCAGCAGAGATATATACAGTTCAAGACATAACAGTTTGCATGTTATACAAACTGAGGAACTATAGGGCAAGATTTTGTGGTTGGATGTTCAGTATTTGGGTTTCAGAGTTACTATGCAGCATAATGACAATTTAAAGCTTCTCCATAAAGCTGTGGTagcatgatgtcactgtgtggcTTGGCATGTACTCAATGTACATTGTTACCATAGCTCTGTACCAGGGATGGTCCTACAGTGTGACAGATGTGTTCCGGGAGTTGGAGCTGTGGATGGAGCCCCTCCTGTAGGTGGACAGGACCTTCTTGCTGATGAGGCCGTGCTTGAAGAGGGCAGACAGGAGCTGGTTGCGGAACTTCTGCCCAATGAACGCGTAGAGGATGGGGTTGACGGCACAGTGCAGGAAGGCCAGGACCTGAGTGGCCTGCAGGGCCAGCTCCACCCGGTTGCGGAAGTCGCAGGTTTCCTCCATGAGGCCGCCGCGCATCAGCGTGTCCACGAGGACGGTGACGTTGTTGGGCAGCCAGCAGACTACGAAGGCCAGCACCACGCACAGGATCACGCGCATGACCTTGTGCTTCTGGCTGTTGCGGCCGCGGTAGAGCGTCGCCATGGTGAAGCCGTAGCAGAAGATCATGACAGCCAGCGGGAGGAAGAAGCCCACGGTGTGGCGCAGCACGCGCACGCCCACCCGCCACTCGCCCATGGTCTCCGCCGTCAGGTTCTCGTGGCACACCAGCTCGCCGCTGCTTTCCGCCTCGAAGGCCTCCCGCTGGACCAGGATGGGTAGGGAAagcagccccgcccccagccaCACCCCGCCACAAACCACGCCCACCAGGTGCCGCTTCTGGGAGATGACCTGGGTGGCCTTTACGATGGCCAGGTAGCGGTCAACGCTGATGCAGGCAAGCAGAAGCACGCCGCCGTAGAAGGTCGCCTCCTGCAGACCAGAGAGCAGCTTGCACATGAAGGTGCCGAAGATCCACTGGGAATTGATGTAGACTGCCCAGAATGGGAGTgtcagagagaacaggaggTCGGCCACTGCCAGGTGCATGAGGTACACATCGGTGGAGGTCCTCCGTCTCTTCATGGAGCAGACTACATAGATGACCAGCGTGTTGCCCAGTAGGCTGAGgaagcacacagcactgtaGGTGCTTATCAGAGCCCCCTTGTTGAGGCCCACAGGGTCCTGGTGGCATGGACTGGCATTGTCTTCGAAGTCAGAGTAGTCAGTGTCATTATATTCATccaaatatgacaaattaaagaCTATTTTGGTCATATCTGTAAAGAAAAGATTTGTGTTTAATAAGTATGAAGGGCCACTGGACTTCTGTTTCCCTTTCATATTTCTGTGGTGACAATGTGACAGTTTCAGCATGCCTCttcacagctgtctgtgtgcactcCCTGCTCTGTTGACATGCCCCACTGGGAACCACACTTTTTACCAAACACTCTGTTTCTAGTTTCTAGTGTCTAGACTTGTATCAGTTGATCTTGTACCAAGTCTCATTCTGAGGTTTTCAAatgacatccccccccccccccccccccccccacacgcacacacacacacacacacacacaccctgccccaTACACACAGCTGGCAAACCCTGAGCTGAAAACTTTCAGTTataaactacattttaaatgctatttCTGCTATTGCTATTGCTCTCAGACATCAACTATTCTAATTCCATATCCTAAACttaaatgtaactgaaaaaaGTCATTCATTAATGATACCCAGATCACTATGACAATGGTACTGGAATGTTCTTGCAGACATAGATGCTAATTTAATTTTTCCAGGCAGTTAACTTCTCTGCAGAAAGTTCTTGTACATATCTTAACATGAGCATCGAAATACACTTGGTTATGCTCGTATGCAGAGGTGGACAACCCAGCTtaagaaagtaaaagtcctgccacgtatttgttctagccattcattaCACTAgctttaattagcacaactctttagccaggtagaggagctaattagtgaaatcaccttgtttagtgaatggttggaacaaatacgtggcaggacgTTTACATTCTGAAGccgggtgggggcgggggggtggggtcccTCTGCTCATATGTGCATTAATATATTGGGGGTAGTGACTGGAGTTTTGCTTTACATATACAAGGCTTTGGACTTGTATTTCACTTGTTATCCTCCAGGTGTCCCTGTCTCAGCAATCTTTGTGCAATTGGCACAGGCACATGAATTATTGTAGTATTATGAATTTTGTTATTGTAACAAGTAGGATTTCAtcagcacaaaacagaaaaatgaatgcagttacTATAAGGGTGTAGGAAATGAAGACAGGATGCATCAACAACATTAAGAAGAATTTCTTTGAGTGAGTGGGTGCAACGGTGGCCATCTGGGACACTAAATATCGACAGATGTCATTTATCTTGCACAACTTGCAATAAATCTCTCAACCCATAAGCACAAGATAATGATAAacctgcattttcaaaaatcacaaaaaacataaataaacagaaaccaAAGTCTGAGATGCTAATGATTGCTAATGGCAATCTTTAGTCAAAACGCTGGGGAGAAGTAGGATGTCCTTCATTACTATTAGACTATGTACTATTAGACTGATGTGTTCATCTGCAGAAATATTCCTTCTTAAAAAGAGTATTAGCTgaaattatgtgtatttttaaacaagcatgAAATCAATGGCAGGGCAATTTCAGCAGACAGGTTACTTTGCAACGCTTAAATGCAATTAAAGGTGATTTTAAAAGCGTGAATGCCAACTGCAGTATATATTCAGGGTTTACAATGATATCTTTTTAGACATATTGCCAGGAAGATGTCAGGATCcacaaaacatacaataaacTTTAGGAACCGTCAAATATGTATCAAGCACTGTCACAACTGATGCACTGAAGAGACAGAACAATAAACCTCTGATGTGTTAAAACGCTAAAGAAGCTTGCAGAAAAGCTAATGCTATACTATGTTATACTGAGCAATTTAAGAGAAtggatctgaaaaaaaaaaggtctaaACCAGAGACCTAAACAATACTTGACAATTATTACCAGCTCTGTCAATCCTGAGAAAGgtgcaaaaaaaggcaaaaagactGATCCAGTGTTACCACAAAATTTAGAACACTGGACTAAATTGTATACATAATTTCACTAAACTG
Protein-coding regions in this window:
- the LOC118789534 gene encoding C-X-C chemokine receptor type 1-like; amino-acid sequence: MTKIVFNLSYLDEYNDTDYSDFEDNASPCHQDPVGLNKGALISTYSAVCFLSLLGNTLVIYVVCSMKRRRTSTDVYLMHLAVADLLFSLTLPFWAVYINSQWIFGTFMCKLLSGLQEATFYGGVLLLACISVDRYLAIVKATQVISQKRHLVGVVCGGVWLGAGLLSLPILVQREAFEAESSGELVCHENLTAETMGEWRVGVRVLRHTVGFFLPLAVMIFCYGFTMATLYRGRNSQKHKVMRVILCVVLAFVVCWLPNNVTVLVDTLMRGGLMEETCDFRNRVELALQATQVLAFLHCAVNPILYAFIGQKFRNQLLSALFKHGLISKKVLSTYRRGSIHSSNSRNTSVTL